The following coding sequences are from one Eucalyptus grandis isolate ANBG69807.140 chromosome 11, ASM1654582v1, whole genome shotgun sequence window:
- the LOC104426934 gene encoding ankyrin-1 isoform X2: MCFQKATEFESDSPIKSMDRDLYLAASTGDSDFIKRLITDETGYCLTQVTPQRNSLLHIAITSQQTELVRTLIRRLCPCLLPHQNSHGDTPLHVAAKMGCLEIVRLLVDDGVPAHRAREMSNYYDPSPDDLSLLRKVNGCGDSPLHLAVRSGHIDVVELLVKADSQLMYIDNKVGESPVFMAVEAGFFDIARCMILQMSSSPSSPHYKGANGLTALHAALIRTHHGRALESHVPDLSLENIRRIMRDGLLSLYDGLAGRFQSCQIDIIKVLVNKWPLIVTEADEYGRTPLHYAAHLGHLEATKHLLEMNCSVAYIPNKEGMCAFHVAAKQGHVKIMDELIDHCPDVHELHDEKGRTALHVAVVSGRTRVVKYILGNKKFQELINIPDEEGNTPLHLAANCGKDEILMTLTYDRRVDKKAVNKQHCKAIDILHYNPSLGELVKTRIMKKMERAGSRQSLKLVIRDEADTRRYDPYSENNDVKAGDLSGSNSFSERDVLLRLYSDRSSLERSTSGMTSLSDNSFRSIRLKGISGTHLLVATLIATVTFTAGLAVPGGYKDRGSGSDDPGSDDGTAALVSRAAFRIFLIANALAFYCSTLSVFLHFLTSVEHNFHLLLRFTKFAAVLTYISILALMIAFTSGIRAILPGWDAFSTATVAIGCCFVVVCLFGFI, translated from the exons ATGTGTTTTCAGAAGGCCACCGAGTTCGAGTCCGATTCACCCATTAAGTCCATGGATCGGGATCTATACCTGGCAGCATCCACGGGGGACTCGGACTTTATCAAACGATTGATCACAGACGAAACTGGGTATTGCCTAACCCAGGTCACCCCACAACGCAACAGCCTCCTTCACATCGCCATCACCTCTCAACAAACTGAGCTCGTCCGGACCTTGATCCGCCGGCTATGCCCCTGCCTTTTACCCCACCAGAACTCGCATGGCGACACTCCTCTCCATGTTGCGGCCAAGATGGGTTGCTTGGAGATCGTTCGACTCCTCGTTGACGATGGAGTGCCCGCGCACCGAGCACGCGAGATGAGTAACTATTATGATCCGAGCCCCGATGACCTGAGTCTCTTGAGGAAGGTGAACGGGTGTGGGGATTCGCCTTTGCATTTGGCCGTGAGGAGCGGCCACATTGATGTAGTGGAGTTGCTGGTGAAAGCCGATTCCCAACTCATGTACATCGATAATAAGGTAGGCGAGAGTCCAGTTTTCATGGCCGTTGAAGCCGGGTTCTTCGATATTGCTCGTTGCATGATCTTGCAGATGTCGTCATCACCATCATCGCCCCACTATAAAGGCGCGAATGGGCTAACCGCTCTTCATGCCGCCTTGATTCGCACCCATCACG GTCGAGCTCTAGAAAGCCATGTCCCTGATTTGTCATTGGAAAACATAAGGCGCATCATGCGGGATGGGCTGCTTAGCTTATACGACGGACTCGCAGGGAGATTTCAATCCTGTCAAATTG ATATCATAAAGGTGCTTGTGAACAAGTGGCCACTAATAGTGACAGAAGCGGACGAGTACGGACGGACCCCACTTCATTACGCTGCGCATCTGGGTCATCTTGAAGCAACAAAGCACCTTCTTGAAATGAACTGTTCAGTCGCTTATATACCTAACAAAGAAGGGATGTGCGCCTTTCACGTGGCGGCCAAACAAGGGCATGTTAAAATCATGGACGAGCTCATTGATCACTGCCCGGACGTTCACGAACTGCACGACGAAAAAGGCAGGACGGCTCTTCACGTGGCCGTGGTGAGCGGGAGAACGAGGGTCGTGAAATATATACTCGGGAATAAGAAGTTTCAAGAGCTCATCAATATTCCTGACGAAGAAGGGAACACGCCTTTGCATTTGGCTGCTAATTGTGGGAAAGATGAGATTTTGATGACACTCACTTATGACAGAAGAGTTGACAAGAAGGCCGTGAACAAGCAACACTGCAAGGCCATTGACATCCTTCACTACAATCCTTCTCTTGGAGAGCTCGTGAAG ACTAGGataatgaagaagatggagagagcTGGCAGCCGACAAAGCTTGAAATTAGTGATCCGGGACGAGGCAGACACAAGAAGGTATGATCCTTACAGTGAGAATAACGATGTGAAAGCTGGAGATTTATCCGGAAGTAACAGCTTCAGCGAGCGAGACGTTTTGCTTCGCCTCTACAGTGACAGATCGTCACTCGAAAGGTCCACATCTGGCATGACGTCATTGAGCGACAACTCCTTCAGATCAATCCGTCTAAAGGGTATATCGGGGACTCATCTGCTAGTGGCGACACTCATAGCAACGGTCACTTTTACGGCCGGTTTAGCTGTTCCGGGAGGTTATAAAGATCGAGGAAGTGGCAGTGACGATCCAGGAAGTGACGACGGCACCGCGGCACTAGTATCTAGAGCTGCCTTCAGAATTTTCCTGATTGCAAATGCCCTCGCCTTCTACTGCTCCACTCTTTCGGTGTTTCTTCACTTCTTGACATCAGTGGAGCACAACTTCCACCTCCTTCTCCGCTTCACGAAATTTGCAGCCGTGCTTACATATATCTCAATACTAGCTCTGATGATAGCGTTCACGTCGGGGATACGCGCGATATTGCCAGGGTGGGACGCTTTTTCCACAGCTACTGTGGCAATTGGTTGCTGCTTTGTTGTTGTCTGCCTATTTGGATTCATATGA
- the LOC104424293 gene encoding late embryogenesis abundant protein At5g17165, with translation MAAVSRSIGKRVAPHAPIWSWTSVAHSRRNGHSSAPEKNPEDVATVYEKNPDDPVPQNVVPDEVIQIQSEEYWVPHPQTGVFVPPSDCNASEDVPEPEPEPEESVLEQEAWYRPTGIQDLEKPTSLEVEVSETSETATREVAE, from the exons ATGGCCGCCGTTTCCAGGAGTATCGGCAAGCGAGTCGCCCCTCACGCTCCGATCTGGAGTTGGACTTCCGTCGCTCATTCCAG GAGAAATGGGCACTCCTCAGCGCCAGAGAAGAATCCCGAGGATGTGGCGACGGTGTATGAGAAGAACCCCGATGACCCAGTCCCGCAAAATGTGGTTCCCGATGAAGTGATCCAGATTCAATCCGAAGAATACTGGGTTCCCCACCCGCAAACCGGGGTCTTCGTTCCTCCTTCCGATTGTAACGCGAGCGAGGACGtgcccgagcccgagcccgagcccgaggAGTCGGTGCTGGAGCAGGAGGCCTGGTATCGCCCAACTGGTATCCAAGATCTGGAGAAGCCCACCAGCCTCGAAGTCGAAGT ATCTGAAACGAGCGAGACGGCAACACGAGAAGTCGCAGAATAG
- the LOC104426934 gene encoding ankyrin repeat-containing protein NPR4 isoform X1 → MCFQKATEFESDSPIKSMDRDLYLAASTGDSDFIKRLITDETGYCLTQVTPQRNSLLHIAITSQQTELVRTLIRRLCPCLLPHQNSHGDTPLHVAAKMGCLEIVRLLVDDGVPAHRAREMSNYYDPSPDDLSLLRKVNGCGDSPLHLAVRSGHIDVVELLVKADSQLMYIDNKVGESPVFMAVEAGFFDIARCMILQMSSSPSSPHYKGANGLTALHAALIRTHHGRALESHVPDLSLENIRRIMRDGLLSLYDGLAGRFQSCQIDIIKVLVNKWPLIVTEADEYGRTPLHYAAHLGHLEATKHLLEMNCSVAYIPNKEGMCAFHVAAKQGHVKIMDELIDHCPDVHELHDEKGRTALHVAVVSGRTRVVKYILGNKKFQELINIPDEEGNTPLHLAANCGKDEILMTLTYDRRVDKKAVNKQHCKAIDILHYNPSLGELVKPMFGLRDLSQTRIMKKMERAGSRQSLKLVIRDEADTRRYDPYSENNDVKAGDLSGSNSFSERDVLLRLYSDRSSLERSTSGMTSLSDNSFRSIRLKGISGTHLLVATLIATVTFTAGLAVPGGYKDRGSGSDDPGSDDGTAALVSRAAFRIFLIANALAFYCSTLSVFLHFLTSVEHNFHLLLRFTKFAAVLTYISILALMIAFTSGIRAILPGWDAFSTATVAIGCCFVVVCLFGFI, encoded by the exons ATGTGTTTTCAGAAGGCCACCGAGTTCGAGTCCGATTCACCCATTAAGTCCATGGATCGGGATCTATACCTGGCAGCATCCACGGGGGACTCGGACTTTATCAAACGATTGATCACAGACGAAACTGGGTATTGCCTAACCCAGGTCACCCCACAACGCAACAGCCTCCTTCACATCGCCATCACCTCTCAACAAACTGAGCTCGTCCGGACCTTGATCCGCCGGCTATGCCCCTGCCTTTTACCCCACCAGAACTCGCATGGCGACACTCCTCTCCATGTTGCGGCCAAGATGGGTTGCTTGGAGATCGTTCGACTCCTCGTTGACGATGGAGTGCCCGCGCACCGAGCACGCGAGATGAGTAACTATTATGATCCGAGCCCCGATGACCTGAGTCTCTTGAGGAAGGTGAACGGGTGTGGGGATTCGCCTTTGCATTTGGCCGTGAGGAGCGGCCACATTGATGTAGTGGAGTTGCTGGTGAAAGCCGATTCCCAACTCATGTACATCGATAATAAGGTAGGCGAGAGTCCAGTTTTCATGGCCGTTGAAGCCGGGTTCTTCGATATTGCTCGTTGCATGATCTTGCAGATGTCGTCATCACCATCATCGCCCCACTATAAAGGCGCGAATGGGCTAACCGCTCTTCATGCCGCCTTGATTCGCACCCATCACG GTCGAGCTCTAGAAAGCCATGTCCCTGATTTGTCATTGGAAAACATAAGGCGCATCATGCGGGATGGGCTGCTTAGCTTATACGACGGACTCGCAGGGAGATTTCAATCCTGTCAAATTG ATATCATAAAGGTGCTTGTGAACAAGTGGCCACTAATAGTGACAGAAGCGGACGAGTACGGACGGACCCCACTTCATTACGCTGCGCATCTGGGTCATCTTGAAGCAACAAAGCACCTTCTTGAAATGAACTGTTCAGTCGCTTATATACCTAACAAAGAAGGGATGTGCGCCTTTCACGTGGCGGCCAAACAAGGGCATGTTAAAATCATGGACGAGCTCATTGATCACTGCCCGGACGTTCACGAACTGCACGACGAAAAAGGCAGGACGGCTCTTCACGTGGCCGTGGTGAGCGGGAGAACGAGGGTCGTGAAATATATACTCGGGAATAAGAAGTTTCAAGAGCTCATCAATATTCCTGACGAAGAAGGGAACACGCCTTTGCATTTGGCTGCTAATTGTGGGAAAGATGAGATTTTGATGACACTCACTTATGACAGAAGAGTTGACAAGAAGGCCGTGAACAAGCAACACTGCAAGGCCATTGACATCCTTCACTACAATCCTTCTCTTGGAGAGCTCGTGAAG CCGATGTTTGGATTGCGGGACCTGTCGCAGACTAGGataatgaagaagatggagagagcTGGCAGCCGACAAAGCTTGAAATTAGTGATCCGGGACGAGGCAGACACAAGAAGGTATGATCCTTACAGTGAGAATAACGATGTGAAAGCTGGAGATTTATCCGGAAGTAACAGCTTCAGCGAGCGAGACGTTTTGCTTCGCCTCTACAGTGACAGATCGTCACTCGAAAGGTCCACATCTGGCATGACGTCATTGAGCGACAACTCCTTCAGATCAATCCGTCTAAAGGGTATATCGGGGACTCATCTGCTAGTGGCGACACTCATAGCAACGGTCACTTTTACGGCCGGTTTAGCTGTTCCGGGAGGTTATAAAGATCGAGGAAGTGGCAGTGACGATCCAGGAAGTGACGACGGCACCGCGGCACTAGTATCTAGAGCTGCCTTCAGAATTTTCCTGATTGCAAATGCCCTCGCCTTCTACTGCTCCACTCTTTCGGTGTTTCTTCACTTCTTGACATCAGTGGAGCACAACTTCCACCTCCTTCTCCGCTTCACGAAATTTGCAGCCGTGCTTACATATATCTCAATACTAGCTCTGATGATAGCGTTCACGTCGGGGATACGCGCGATATTGCCAGGGTGGGACGCTTTTTCCACAGCTACTGTGGCAATTGGTTGCTGCTTTGTTGTTGTCTGCCTATTTGGATTCATATGA